A single region of the Melopsittacus undulatus isolate bMelUnd1 chromosome 10, bMelUnd1.mat.Z, whole genome shotgun sequence genome encodes:
- the LOC101868136 gene encoding sulfate transporter isoform X2 yields the protein MTAMAEFNSIHSVTEMPEGDNPKSGFHHGMFLEPQEKKKSMKALVVKQAKKTCSCTPAKVKDFVLSFFPVLQWLPKYKLREYLLGDIMSGVIVGVLLVPQSIAYSLLAGQEPIYGLYTSFFAGIIYFIFGTSRHISVGIFGVICLMVGQVVDREIQRAGYDAEPAALSGLTATAAYANTTSFPVNRTSKELLCDKSCYAITVGATMTFIAGVYQVAMGFFQVGFVSVYLSDSLLSGFVTGASFTILTSQAKYLLGLNIPRTSGIGSLIITWINIFRNIHKTNICDLITSILCFLVLIPAKELNDRFKSKLKAPVPVELVVIVAATLASHFGKLRETYGSSVAGRIPTGFLPPRPPDWNLLPHVALDAIPLAIIGFAITVSLSEMFAKKHGYSVKANQEMYAIGFCNIIPSFFHCFITSAALAKTLVKESTGCSTQMSGMVTSLVILLVLLVIAPLFYSLQKCVLAVITIVNLKGALQKFRDLPKMWRLSRVDTVIWLVTMAASALISTEIGLLVGVCFSMLCVIFRTQRPEAPLLGWVAESETYESLSAYKNLQTKPGIVVFRFEAPLYYINKECFKSILYKQTGVNPVWVKAAKKKAAKRMLREKEVDSGGNQTSTSMDFVSEPLGFHTIVIDCCAVQFLDTAGIRTLKEVCKDYREIEVQVLLAQCNPSVRSSLIRGEFFKEGEDHLLFHSVHQAVDYALGAQRHSGTSVCKN from the exons ATGACAGCAATGGCAGAATTCAACAGCATCCATTCAGTGACTGAAATGCCAGAAGGAGACAATCCTAAAAGCGGTTTCCATCATGGAATGTTCTTGGAACCTCAGGAGAAGAAGAAGAGCATGAAGGCTCTGGTGGTtaagcaagcaaagaaaacttGCAGCTGCACTCCAGCCAAAGTTAAAGACTTTGTTTTAAGTTTCTTTCCTGTCTTGCAGTGGCTCCCTAAATACAAACTGAGAGAGTACCTACTGGGAGACATAATGTCTGGTGTGATTGTGGGGGTGTTACTAGTCCCCCAGTCAATTGCTTATTCTCTCTTGGCTGGGCAGGAGCCTATTTATGGCCTTTATACATCCTTTTTTGCTGgcattatttatttcatatttggAACCTCCCGCCACATCTCAGTTGGCATCTTCGGTGTGATTTGCCTGATGGTGGGACAAGTGGTGGATCGTGAGATACAGAGAGCTGGCTATGATGCAGAGCCAGCTGCGCTCAGTGGCCTCACAGCTACAGCAGCATATGCAAACACCACCAGTTTTCCTGTGAATCGGACATCAAAAGAGCTACTCTGTGATAAAAGCTGCTATGCAATTACAGTGGGAGCCACTATGACCTTCATAGCTGGAGTTTATCAG GTGGCCATGGGTTTCTTTCAAGTGGGCTTCGTCTCAGTGTACCTCTCCGATTCATTGCTGAGTGGATTTGTCACGGGTGCCTCCTTCACCATCCTGACCTCACAAGCCAAGTATCTCCTGGGTCTAAACATTCCAAGGACCAGTGGCATTGGCTCCCTCATAATCACATGGATAAACATCTTCAGAAACATACACAAGACCAACATCTGTGATCTCATCACCAGCATCTTGTGCTTTCTTGTACTTATCCCAGCCAAAGAGCTTAATGATCGTTTTAAATCCAAGCTCAAGGCTCCAGTACCAGTTGAACTAGTCGTGATTGTGGCAGCTACTCTGGCATCTCACTTTGGGAAGCTGAGAGAGACTTATGGCTCAAGCGTTGCCGGACGCATCCCAACTGGGTTTCTGCCACCCCGTCCTCCAGACTGGAACCTGCTTCCTCATGTGGCTTTGGATGCTATCCCCTTAGCTATTATTGGCTTTGCCATCACTGTCTCCCTCTCGGAGATGTTTGCCAAGAAGCATGGTTACTCTGTGAAGGCCAACCAGGAAATGTATGCCATTGGCTTCTGCAACATCATTCCCTCTTTCTTCCATTGTTTTATAACAAGTGCAGCTCTTGCGAAGACTCTTGTCAAAGAGTCTACAGGCTGTAGCACACAAATGTCTGGCATGGTGACTAGTTTGGTAATCCTATTAGTCCTCCTTGTGATTGCACCTTTGTTTTACTCCCTTCAGAAATGTGTCCTTGCTGTCATAACCATTGTAAACCTCAAAGGAGCCCTGCAGAAGTTCAGGGACCTGCCAAAGATGTGGCGTTTGAGCAGAGTGGATACAGTGATCTGGCTAGTTACTATGGCAGCCTCAGCACTCATCAGTACTGAGATTGGTCTTTTGGTTGGTGTTTGCTTCTCTATGCTCTGTGTCATTTTCCGAACTCAGAGGCCTGAGGCACCACTGCTTGGCTGGGTGGCGGAGTCTGAGACATATGAATCCCTGTCTGCTTACAAGAACTTGCAAACCAAGCCAGGAATTGTGGTGTTCCGTTTCGAAGCACCCCTCTACTATATCAACAAAGAGTGCTTTAAATCCATCCTGTACAAGCAAACTGGGGTCAACCCAGTCTGGgtgaaagcagcaaagaaaaaggcagcaaagagaATGCTTAGAGAGAAAGAGGTAGATTCTGGTGGCAACCAGACCAGCACCTCCATGGATTTTGTCTCTGAACCTCTGGGATTTCACACCATAGTGATTGACTGTTGTGCAGTACAGTTTCTGGACACGGCAGGAATACGCACTCTCAAAGAGGTCTGCAAGGACTACAGGGAGATAGAAGTCCAGGTGCTTCTGGCCCAGTGCAATCCTTCAGTGAGGAGTTCCCTGATCCGAGGAGAATTCTTTAAAGAGGGGGAAGACCACCTTCTCTTCCACAGTGTGCACCAGGCTGTGGACTATGCACTGGGTGCACAGAGGCACAGTGGGACTAGCGTTTGTAAGAACTAG
- the LOC101868136 gene encoding sulfate transporter isoform X1, producing the protein MEERSLSQQGPLLQGVLEMTAMAEFNSIHSVTEMPEGDNPKSGFHHGMFLEPQEKKKSMKALVVKQAKKTCSCTPAKVKDFVLSFFPVLQWLPKYKLREYLLGDIMSGVIVGVLLVPQSIAYSLLAGQEPIYGLYTSFFAGIIYFIFGTSRHISVGIFGVICLMVGQVVDREIQRAGYDAEPAALSGLTATAAYANTTSFPVNRTSKELLCDKSCYAITVGATMTFIAGVYQVAMGFFQVGFVSVYLSDSLLSGFVTGASFTILTSQAKYLLGLNIPRTSGIGSLIITWINIFRNIHKTNICDLITSILCFLVLIPAKELNDRFKSKLKAPVPVELVVIVAATLASHFGKLRETYGSSVAGRIPTGFLPPRPPDWNLLPHVALDAIPLAIIGFAITVSLSEMFAKKHGYSVKANQEMYAIGFCNIIPSFFHCFITSAALAKTLVKESTGCSTQMSGMVTSLVILLVLLVIAPLFYSLQKCVLAVITIVNLKGALQKFRDLPKMWRLSRVDTVIWLVTMAASALISTEIGLLVGVCFSMLCVIFRTQRPEAPLLGWVAESETYESLSAYKNLQTKPGIVVFRFEAPLYYINKECFKSILYKQTGVNPVWVKAAKKKAAKRMLREKEVDSGGNQTSTSMDFVSEPLGFHTIVIDCCAVQFLDTAGIRTLKEVCKDYREIEVQVLLAQCNPSVRSSLIRGEFFKEGEDHLLFHSVHQAVDYALGAQRHSGTSVCKN; encoded by the exons GGAGTCCTTGAGATGACAGCAATGGCAGAATTCAACAGCATCCATTCAGTGACTGAAATGCCAGAAGGAGACAATCCTAAAAGCGGTTTCCATCATGGAATGTTCTTGGAACCTCAGGAGAAGAAGAAGAGCATGAAGGCTCTGGTGGTtaagcaagcaaagaaaacttGCAGCTGCACTCCAGCCAAAGTTAAAGACTTTGTTTTAAGTTTCTTTCCTGTCTTGCAGTGGCTCCCTAAATACAAACTGAGAGAGTACCTACTGGGAGACATAATGTCTGGTGTGATTGTGGGGGTGTTACTAGTCCCCCAGTCAATTGCTTATTCTCTCTTGGCTGGGCAGGAGCCTATTTATGGCCTTTATACATCCTTTTTTGCTGgcattatttatttcatatttggAACCTCCCGCCACATCTCAGTTGGCATCTTCGGTGTGATTTGCCTGATGGTGGGACAAGTGGTGGATCGTGAGATACAGAGAGCTGGCTATGATGCAGAGCCAGCTGCGCTCAGTGGCCTCACAGCTACAGCAGCATATGCAAACACCACCAGTTTTCCTGTGAATCGGACATCAAAAGAGCTACTCTGTGATAAAAGCTGCTATGCAATTACAGTGGGAGCCACTATGACCTTCATAGCTGGAGTTTATCAG GTGGCCATGGGTTTCTTTCAAGTGGGCTTCGTCTCAGTGTACCTCTCCGATTCATTGCTGAGTGGATTTGTCACGGGTGCCTCCTTCACCATCCTGACCTCACAAGCCAAGTATCTCCTGGGTCTAAACATTCCAAGGACCAGTGGCATTGGCTCCCTCATAATCACATGGATAAACATCTTCAGAAACATACACAAGACCAACATCTGTGATCTCATCACCAGCATCTTGTGCTTTCTTGTACTTATCCCAGCCAAAGAGCTTAATGATCGTTTTAAATCCAAGCTCAAGGCTCCAGTACCAGTTGAACTAGTCGTGATTGTGGCAGCTACTCTGGCATCTCACTTTGGGAAGCTGAGAGAGACTTATGGCTCAAGCGTTGCCGGACGCATCCCAACTGGGTTTCTGCCACCCCGTCCTCCAGACTGGAACCTGCTTCCTCATGTGGCTTTGGATGCTATCCCCTTAGCTATTATTGGCTTTGCCATCACTGTCTCCCTCTCGGAGATGTTTGCCAAGAAGCATGGTTACTCTGTGAAGGCCAACCAGGAAATGTATGCCATTGGCTTCTGCAACATCATTCCCTCTTTCTTCCATTGTTTTATAACAAGTGCAGCTCTTGCGAAGACTCTTGTCAAAGAGTCTACAGGCTGTAGCACACAAATGTCTGGCATGGTGACTAGTTTGGTAATCCTATTAGTCCTCCTTGTGATTGCACCTTTGTTTTACTCCCTTCAGAAATGTGTCCTTGCTGTCATAACCATTGTAAACCTCAAAGGAGCCCTGCAGAAGTTCAGGGACCTGCCAAAGATGTGGCGTTTGAGCAGAGTGGATACAGTGATCTGGCTAGTTACTATGGCAGCCTCAGCACTCATCAGTACTGAGATTGGTCTTTTGGTTGGTGTTTGCTTCTCTATGCTCTGTGTCATTTTCCGAACTCAGAGGCCTGAGGCACCACTGCTTGGCTGGGTGGCGGAGTCTGAGACATATGAATCCCTGTCTGCTTACAAGAACTTGCAAACCAAGCCAGGAATTGTGGTGTTCCGTTTCGAAGCACCCCTCTACTATATCAACAAAGAGTGCTTTAAATCCATCCTGTACAAGCAAACTGGGGTCAACCCAGTCTGGgtgaaagcagcaaagaaaaaggcagcaaagagaATGCTTAGAGAGAAAGAGGTAGATTCTGGTGGCAACCAGACCAGCACCTCCATGGATTTTGTCTCTGAACCTCTGGGATTTCACACCATAGTGATTGACTGTTGTGCAGTACAGTTTCTGGACACGGCAGGAATACGCACTCTCAAAGAGGTCTGCAAGGACTACAGGGAGATAGAAGTCCAGGTGCTTCTGGCCCAGTGCAATCCTTCAGTGAGGAGTTCCCTGATCCGAGGAGAATTCTTTAAAGAGGGGGAAGACCACCTTCTCTTCCACAGTGTGCACCAGGCTGTGGACTATGCACTGGGTGCACAGAGGCACAGTGGGACTAGCGTTTGTAAGAACTAG